The Dioscorea cayenensis subsp. rotundata cultivar TDr96_F1 chromosome 21, TDr96_F1_v2_PseudoChromosome.rev07_lg8_w22 25.fasta, whole genome shotgun sequence genome includes a region encoding these proteins:
- the LOC120252589 gene encoding uncharacterized protein LOC120252589, translated as MLAPNTEVQEMVIGLGNVGEEEVQSDYGISDELQSCSSTDEEDIRRRPTYVEFNDETDMKDPHFRIGMKFRSFKQFREAVRNYGIKNICVMKLRPNNSKRCKAFCKKGCPFYLLDSPMATDRNTIQIKSGCLKHECTKDHKNRHVSAQWIAHNYLEQFRANPSWKAAGIIQAVRSNQCVDISRLTAWRAKAIATRLLEGDEEDQMKRLYDYRLELLETHPGSTIMFRCIIGMFQAMYVCLSPLRAGFLAGCRRIISLDGCFLKSFYGRQLLAAVGIDANDCIYPIA; from the exons ATGCTTGCACCTAATACAGAAGTACAAGAGATGGTTATAGGACTTGGCAATGTTGGTGAAGAGGAAGTTCAATCAGACTATGGTATTTCTGATGAATTGCAATCCTGCTCTTCTACAGATGAGGAAGATATAAGAAGAAGGCCTACATATGTAGAGTTCAATGATGAAACTGATATGAAAGACCCTCACTTCAGGATTGGCATGAAGTTTAGAAGTTTTAAGCAATTTAGAGAGGCAGTAAGAAACTATGGTATTAAGAACATATGCGTGATGAAGCTCAGGCCCAACAATAGCAAAAGGTGCAAAGCCTTTTGCAAAAAAGGCTGTCCTTTCTACCTATTGGATTCACCAATGGCTACAGATCGAAATACAATCCAGATTAAATCAGGATGTCTAAAACATGAGTGCACTAAAGACCACAAAAACAGGCATGTCAGTGCACAGTGGATTGCTCACAACTACTTAGAACAATTTAGAGCAAACCCTTCGTGGAAAGCTGCAGGGATAATTCAAGCTGTCAGGAGCAATCAGTGTGTTGATATAAGCAGACTCACTGCATGGAGGGCCAAAGCCATTGCAACTAG GTTGTTAGAGGGTGATGAGGAAGATCAGATGAAGAGGCTCTATGATTATAGGCTTGAGTTGCTAGAAACCCACCCAGGATCAACCATTATGTTCAGATGCATTATAGGAATGTTCCAAGCAATGTATGTATGTCTATCACCTCTTAGAGCTGGGTTTCTTGCAGGCTGTAGGCGCATAATTTCTTTAGATGGATGCTTCTTAAAGAGCTTCTATGGAAGGCAATTGCTTGCAGctgttgggatagatgcaaatgattgcatctatcccatagcTTAG